A DNA window from Phaeobacter sp. A36a-5a contains the following coding sequences:
- a CDS encoding outer membrane protein translates to MTRIVSMAAIAAALSTPAFAGNLEEPVVAPAPAAPPVVVANDGGDWTGAYIGGQIGQLDADTSNGLSGDDVSYGVHAGYNYDFGRFVLGGEIDYDATDVDLGGGAATVDSVMRGKVKAGYDFGPVLAYVTGGVAQVDTSVGDETGEFYGIGVAYRVTDQWTVGGEVLEHDFDNLGSTGISADATTVSLRASYQF, encoded by the coding sequence ATGACTCGTATCGTATCCATGGCCGCTATCGCCGCCGCACTGAGCACTCCGGCCTTTGCCGGCAATCTGGAAGAGCCCGTCGTGGCACCAGCACCTGCCGCACCGCCCGTCGTGGTTGCCAATGACGGTGGTGACTGGACCGGTGCCTATATCGGTGGCCAAATTGGGCAGCTGGACGCAGACACCAGCAATGGCCTGTCGGGAGATGACGTCTCTTACGGTGTTCATGCCGGTTACAACTATGACTTCGGCCGCTTCGTGCTGGGTGGCGAAATCGACTATGACGCCACCGATGTGGATCTGGGCGGCGGCGCTGCCACTGTGGACTCGGTGATGCGCGGCAAGGTCAAGGCCGGCTATGATTTCGGCCCGGTGCTGGCCTATGTGACCGGCGGTGTGGCGCAGGTTGATACCTCCGTCGGTGATGAAACCGGTGAATTCTACGGCATTGGCGTGGCCTATCGTGTCACCGACCAATGGACCGTCGGCGGCGAAGTTCTGGAGCATGACTTCGACAACCTGGGCAGCACCGGCATCAGCGCCGATGCGACCACCGTGTCGCTGCGCGCCTCTTACCAGTTCTGA
- a CDS encoding outer membrane protein, whose amino-acid sequence MIPAILRTTLKNRLSAGPARRSDGSGHLWRGAAAGLVLSIGMAGPVGAGDWSGFFLGASMARVTGAASDGGTTSAPGLHLGYDHDFGRVILGGEVEVDRSGGAGDSQAEDQTHRIKLRAGYDMGETLGYVTIGSARRETATDSDNGAVYGLGVSYSLNRALRLSGEYLHQDANDGAALQAPARDILSIRASFQF is encoded by the coding sequence ATGATACCGGCCATATTGCGCACCACGTTGAAGAACCGCCTGTCAGCGGGTCCGGCACGCCGGTCGGATGGTTCTGGCCATCTGTGGCGAGGGGCAGCCGCTGGTCTGGTGCTGAGCATCGGCATGGCGGGGCCGGTTGGTGCTGGCGATTGGAGCGGGTTCTTTCTGGGTGCCTCTATGGCTCGGGTGACCGGTGCCGCGTCTGACGGCGGTACCACCAGCGCGCCCGGTCTGCATCTGGGGTATGATCACGACTTTGGCCGCGTCATCCTGGGGGGAGAGGTCGAGGTTGATCGCAGCGGCGGGGCAGGCGACAGCCAGGCAGAGGATCAGACACACCGGATTAAGCTGCGGGCCGGATATGACATGGGCGAAACACTGGGCTATGTCACCATCGGATCGGCACGTCGCGAAACAGCGACAGACAGCGACAATGGCGCGGTCTACGGGCTGGGCGTCAGCTACTCTCTCAACCGGGCGCTGCGGTTGAGCGGTGAATACCTGCATCAGGACGCCAATGACGGCGCGGCGCTTCAGGCACCAGCGCGTGATATCCTGTCGATCCGCGCGTCATTTCAATTCTAG
- a CDS encoding trimethylamine methyltransferase family protein: MTDQSNSPRAARSGGRAARRAARAAPLADHLRPVRPGLEGGQYRPLSDAGVERIHQAALDALEQIGLADAPPTGVAYLTAAGCIQGEDGRIRFPRALVEDTIRNANRSVTLYGRDPKNDLHLSGNKVHYGTAGAAVHLVEIDGRNYRECTVQDLHDAARICDRMDNIHFLQRPMVARDITDNLEMDLNTIYACCSGTTKHVGTSFSDPAFVAPAMEMLHMIAGGEAAWRERPFVSNSNCFVVPPMKFATESCQAMEAVILAGMPVLLLSAGQAGATAPAPIAGAIVQAVAECLAGLVYVNAVKPGAPAIFGTWPFVSDLRTGAMSGGSGEQALLSAGCAQMHAFYGLPGGAAAGIADAKMPDMQAGWEQMCSNVLAGLSGLNMVYEAAGMHASLLGFCLESLILGDDLIGQALRCVRGIEVDEDSVSLETIRATCIGGPGHYLGSDQTLGRMQTDYIYPALADRTSPKEWVEIDKPDLVAKAIARKLQILAEPSQAQFDPVLDKAIREQFNIHLPR; the protein is encoded by the coding sequence ATGACAGATCAATCGAACTCCCCTCGTGCGGCCCGTAGCGGCGGACGCGCTGCCCGTCGTGCCGCCCGTGCCGCGCCGCTTGCCGATCACCTGCGCCCGGTCCGCCCCGGACTGGAAGGCGGGCAGTACCGCCCCCTCAGCGATGCCGGCGTCGAACGCATTCATCAGGCGGCCCTGGACGCGCTGGAACAGATCGGGCTGGCAGATGCACCACCAACCGGTGTGGCCTATCTGACTGCCGCAGGATGTATCCAGGGCGAGGACGGCCGCATCCGGTTTCCGCGCGCTCTGGTGGAAGATACAATTCGCAACGCCAATCGCAGCGTGACCCTCTATGGTCGCGACCCGAAGAACGACCTGCATCTCTCTGGCAACAAAGTACATTATGGCACTGCGGGTGCGGCGGTCCATCTGGTCGAGATCGACGGGCGAAACTACCGCGAATGCACCGTTCAGGATCTGCACGATGCCGCCCGTATCTGCGACAGGATGGACAATATCCACTTCCTGCAACGGCCCATGGTGGCGCGCGATATCACCGATAACCTCGAGATGGATCTGAACACCATCTACGCCTGCTGCTCCGGCACGACCAAACATGTGGGGACGTCGTTCTCGGATCCCGCCTTTGTTGCGCCGGCGATGGAGATGCTGCACATGATCGCGGGCGGAGAGGCGGCCTGGCGCGAACGGCCTTTTGTCTCCAATTCCAACTGCTTTGTTGTGCCGCCAATGAAATTCGCCACCGAAAGCTGTCAGGCGATGGAGGCCGTGATCCTTGCAGGTATGCCGGTTCTGCTGCTGTCTGCCGGACAGGCCGGCGCCACCGCGCCTGCGCCGATTGCCGGCGCCATTGTTCAGGCGGTTGCCGAATGCCTCGCCGGGCTGGTTTACGTCAACGCGGTAAAGCCCGGCGCGCCCGCGATCTTTGGAACCTGGCCCTTTGTCTCCGACCTGCGCACCGGCGCGATGTCCGGCGGCTCCGGCGAACAGGCACTGCTATCGGCGGGCTGTGCACAGATGCACGCCTTCTACGGGCTGCCCGGTGGCGCAGCAGCGGGTATTGCCGATGCCAAGATGCCGGACATGCAGGCCGGCTGGGAGCAGATGTGCTCCAACGTTCTGGCCGGATTGTCAGGACTGAACATGGTTTACGAGGCCGCCGGAATGCACGCCTCACTGCTCGGATTCTGTCTGGAGTCGCTGATCCTCGGGGATGATCTGATCGGGCAGGCCCTGCGCTGCGTCCGCGGCATCGAGGTTGACGAAGATTCGGTCAGCCTGGAGACAATCCGCGCCACCTGTATCGGCGGGCCTGGGCATTATCTGGGGTCGGACCAGACATTGGGACGTATGCAGACCGACTATATCTACCCGGCTCTGGCTGATCGCACATCGCCAAAGGAATGGGTGGAGATCGACAAACCCGATCTCGTGGCCAAGGCCATTGCGCGCAAGCTTCAGATCCTCGCGGAGCCATCGCAGGCACAGTTCGATCCGGTTCTGGACAAGGCGATACGTGAGCAGTTCAACATTCACCTGCCCCGCTAA
- a CDS encoding glycosyltransferase family 2 protein produces the protein MPAITLCIPAYAMGGDGARYLQDSFEHLCNQSFTDFDIVVSDQSDDTAVEDVCRSYEDRLSITHLWNREGLRQASANVNNAMTHATGEVIKVLFQDDLIIDPNGLSHIHDAMGQGADWCLCGSGVTRDGSSILRPMVPRLSARLHFGKNTVSSPSVLAMRRASALEFDEQLIWLMDVDLYKRLWDTYGDPVIVQGTIIANRMHDGQVSASVSKALRQKELRYVAWKFTRSTTLRGWLEYLRQRLKAL, from the coding sequence ATGCCCGCCATCACCCTCTGCATTCCGGCCTACGCAATGGGCGGCGACGGTGCGCGCTACCTTCAGGACTCCTTTGAGCACCTTTGCAATCAGAGTTTTACTGACTTTGATATCGTCGTCTCCGATCAATCCGATGACACCGCGGTAGAGGATGTTTGTCGATCCTACGAGGATCGTCTGTCGATCACGCATCTGTGGAACCGCGAGGGTCTGCGGCAGGCCTCCGCCAATGTGAACAACGCTATGACCCATGCCACGGGTGAGGTGATCAAAGTGTTGTTTCAGGATGACTTGATTATAGATCCCAATGGATTGTCCCATATTCATGATGCAATGGGGCAGGGCGCTGACTGGTGTCTTTGCGGCTCTGGTGTGACGCGGGATGGCAGCAGCATCCTGCGCCCGATGGTGCCCCGTCTGAGCGCGCGTTTGCATTTTGGCAAGAATACCGTCTCAAGCCCCTCGGTGCTCGCAATGCGCCGCGCTTCGGCGCTGGAGTTTGACGAACAGCTGATCTGGCTGATGGATGTCGACCTGTATAAACGGTTGTGGGACACCTACGGCGACCCGGTCATTGTGCAGGGGACCATCATTGCCAATCGCATGCACGACGGGCAGGTCAGTGCCTCTGTCAGCAAGGCGCTGCGACAGAAGGAACTGCGCTACGTCGCCTGGAAATTTACCCGCAGCACCACGCTGCGCGGCTGGCTTGAGTATCTGCGGCAGCGTCTGAAGGCGCTGTAA
- a CDS encoding ABC transporter ATP-binding protein, with the protein MTLLSLKNVTASYGPSQALFGVDLEIGEGEVVALMGRNGMGKSTTIKTICGMLPASDGTLSFAGQNLRKLPSHKIARLGVGLVPEGRRCFAPLTVEENLTAAARPGPWDFSMVADLFPRLAERRDQTASSLSGGEQQMLAIGRALMINPRLLILDEATEGLAPVVRQEIWAAIARLKRDSGLAILVVDKTLRELAAVADRAVILNKGVTVWTGGMAALTPDLKDRYLGV; encoded by the coding sequence ATGACGCTGTTATCGCTTAAGAACGTCACGGCCTCTTATGGTCCGTCTCAGGCCTTGTTTGGGGTCGATCTGGAGATCGGCGAAGGTGAGGTTGTCGCGCTGATGGGGCGCAATGGGATGGGCAAATCAACCACGATCAAGACCATCTGTGGAATGTTGCCCGCAAGCGACGGGACGCTGTCCTTCGCCGGACAGAACCTGCGCAAACTGCCGTCGCACAAAATTGCAAGGCTCGGCGTTGGTCTGGTGCCGGAGGGGCGGCGATGCTTTGCACCGCTGACAGTGGAGGAGAACCTGACCGCCGCGGCGCGTCCGGGCCCATGGGATTTTTCCATGGTTGCGGATCTTTTCCCCCGTTTGGCGGAGCGTCGCGATCAGACGGCTTCCTCCCTGTCGGGCGGAGAGCAGCAGATGCTGGCCATCGGACGCGCGCTGATGATCAACCCAAGACTATTGATACTGGATGAGGCAACCGAAGGTCTGGCCCCGGTGGTCCGTCAGGAGATCTGGGCCGCCATTGCCCGACTGAAACGCGATAGCGGCCTTGCAATCCTGGTAGTGGACAAGACCCTGCGCGAACTGGCGGCCGTGGCGGATCGCGCGGTGATCCTGAACAAGGGGGTGACGGTCTGGACCGGCGGCATGGCCGCGCTGACGCCCGACTTGAAAGACCGCTATCTGGGCGTCTAG
- a CDS encoding ABC transporter ATP-binding protein gives MTEVQRSEQVLKVSNLSKSFGALQASKNISLDLRAGEIHALIGPNGAGKSTLIKQISGELRPDSGSISLLGQPVDELDRVARARMGLGRTFQISALAMEFTVLQNAVLGALGARGGVFRFLGNVMKDKALVAQAEHALDRVGLSNEAARRTADLSHGQRRQLEVAVALTMAPKLFLMDEPMAGLGAGGSQALTGFLDQLRQEAPILLVEHDMDAVFALADRISVLVYGEVIATGTTDEIRNHPEVRRAYLGEEEAV, from the coding sequence ATGACTGAGGTGCAGAGGTCAGAGCAGGTTCTGAAGGTCAGCAATCTCAGCAAATCCTTCGGCGCATTGCAGGCGAGCAAGAACATATCGCTTGATCTTCGGGCGGGGGAAATTCATGCGCTGATCGGTCCAAATGGAGCAGGGAAATCCACACTTATCAAACAGATATCCGGTGAACTTCGACCGGATAGCGGATCAATCTCCCTGCTAGGCCAGCCGGTTGACGAACTGGATCGCGTGGCGCGGGCGCGGATGGGACTGGGCCGGACCTTTCAGATTTCGGCCCTCGCGATGGAGTTTACGGTGCTGCAAAACGCGGTGCTTGGCGCATTGGGCGCGCGGGGCGGCGTGTTCCGGTTCCTGGGCAATGTCATGAAGGACAAGGCGCTGGTGGCACAGGCAGAGCACGCATTGGACCGTGTCGGACTGAGCAATGAGGCAGCGCGGCGCACGGCAGATCTCTCTCATGGGCAGCGCCGCCAGCTGGAGGTGGCCGTTGCGCTCACCATGGCGCCTAAGCTGTTTTTGATGGATGAACCCATGGCCGGGCTTGGCGCTGGCGGATCACAGGCGCTTACCGGGTTTCTCGACCAGCTGCGACAGGAGGCGCCAATCCTGTTGGTGGAACACGATATGGATGCGGTTTTTGCGCTTGCTGATCGGATCAGCGTCCTGGTCTACGGAGAGGTGATCGCAACCGGCACCACCGATGAGATCCGCAACCACCCCGAAGTCCGCCGCGCATATCTGGGTGAGGAGGAGGCGGTATGA